Proteins from a genomic interval of Hydrogenophaga sp. PAMC20947:
- the hslV gene encoding ATP-dependent protease subunit HslV yields the protein MESFHGTTIVCVRRQTPDGVQVAIGGDGQVTLGHIVVKGTARKVRKIHHDKVLAGFAGATADAFTLFERFEAKLEKHQGHLVRAAIELTKDWRTDRVLRKLEAMLAVADHSAALIITGQGDVLEPEHGIVAIGSGGAYAQAAARALVQHTELSAEDIVRQSLSIAGEICIYTNMNHTVEVL from the coding sequence ATGGAATCATTTCACGGAACCACCATCGTCTGCGTGCGTCGTCAAACGCCCGACGGCGTGCAAGTCGCTATCGGCGGCGACGGCCAGGTCACACTGGGTCATATCGTCGTCAAGGGCACGGCCCGAAAGGTGCGCAAAATCCACCACGACAAGGTCTTGGCCGGCTTCGCAGGTGCGACCGCCGATGCCTTCACGCTTTTTGAGCGTTTTGAGGCCAAGCTGGAGAAGCACCAGGGACATCTGGTCCGCGCTGCCATTGAGCTGACCAAAGACTGGCGCACCGATCGGGTGTTGCGCAAACTGGAAGCCATGCTGGCCGTGGCCGACCACAGCGCTGCCCTCATCATCACGGGCCAGGGCGATGTGCTGGAGCCGGAGCATGGGATTGTTGCGATCGGGTCTGGCGGCGCTTATGCGCAAGCTGCGGCCCGGGCCTTGGTGCAGCACACCGAGCTGAGTGCCGAAGATATCGTTCGCCAGTCGTTGTCCATCGCTGGCGAAATCTGCATTTACACGAACATGAACCACACCGTCGAGGTGTTGTGA
- the hslU gene encoding ATP-dependent protease ATPase subunit HslU, with translation MSSMTPQEIVSELDRFIIGQNGAKRAVAIALRNRWRRQQVDAKLRPEITPKNILMIGPTGVGKTEIARRLAALADAPFIKVEATKYTEVGYVGKDVDGIIRDLVEIAIKQTREVEMRNQRARAEDAAEERILDVLVPPPRSAPGEPPALGGDNTARQTFRKKLREGLLDDREIEVDLAEPRPTMDIMGPAGMEDMAEQLRGMFSQMAQDKRRKRKLPIAEALKLLIDEEAGKLVNEEEIKTRALHNAEQNGIVFIDEIDKVASRSDAGGAEVSRQGVQRDLLPLVEGTTVSTKHGMLKTDHILFIASGAFHLAKPSDLIPELQGRFPIRVELQSLSVDDFEAILTQTHASLVRQYQALLATEGVTVEFTPEGIRRLAQIACDVNERTENIGARRLATVMEHLLDEVSFGATQLEGQTVTIDVTYVDGRLAELSRNEDLSRYIL, from the coding sequence ATGTCATCCATGACCCCCCAGGAGATCGTCTCCGAACTCGATCGTTTCATCATTGGCCAAAATGGGGCCAAGCGTGCTGTGGCCATTGCATTGCGCAACCGCTGGCGCCGTCAACAGGTGGACGCGAAGCTGCGACCCGAGATCACGCCCAAGAACATCTTGATGATCGGACCCACCGGTGTCGGCAAGACCGAGATTGCCCGGCGCTTGGCCGCCCTGGCGGACGCGCCGTTCATCAAAGTCGAGGCCACCAAGTACACCGAGGTCGGATACGTGGGCAAGGATGTGGATGGCATCATCCGCGACCTGGTGGAGATCGCGATCAAACAGACGCGCGAGGTCGAAATGCGCAACCAGCGTGCGCGGGCCGAAGACGCCGCCGAGGAGCGTATTCTCGATGTGCTGGTGCCGCCGCCCCGCAGCGCACCCGGCGAGCCGCCAGCGCTGGGTGGCGACAACACCGCGCGCCAGACGTTCCGCAAGAAGCTGCGCGAAGGGTTGCTCGATGACCGTGAGATCGAGGTGGATCTGGCCGAACCCCGGCCGACCATGGACATCATGGGGCCAGCCGGCATGGAAGACATGGCCGAGCAGCTGCGCGGCATGTTCAGCCAGATGGCCCAGGACAAGCGCCGCAAGCGCAAGCTGCCGATAGCCGAGGCCTTGAAGCTCCTGATCGACGAAGAGGCGGGCAAGCTGGTCAATGAGGAAGAGATCAAGACGCGAGCGCTGCACAATGCCGAGCAAAACGGCATTGTGTTCATCGACGAGATCGACAAGGTGGCGTCGCGCAGCGACGCCGGCGGCGCAGAGGTGTCGCGTCAAGGTGTGCAGCGCGATCTGTTGCCACTGGTGGAGGGCACAACGGTGTCCACCAAGCATGGCATGCTCAAAACCGACCATATCCTGTTCATTGCCAGCGGTGCCTTCCACCTGGCCAAGCCCAGCGATCTGATTCCTGAGTTGCAGGGTCGCTTCCCGATCCGGGTGGAACTGCAATCTTTGTCGGTCGACGATTTTGAAGCAATCCTGACGCAAACCCATGCCTCTCTGGTTCGCCAGTACCAGGCCTTGCTGGCCACCGAGGGCGTGACCGTTGAATTCACGCCCGAGGGCATTCGCCGGTTGGCCCAGATCGCCTGCGATGTGAACGAGCGCACCGAAAACATCGGCGCGCGGCGCCTGGCCACCGTGATGGAGCACTTGCTGGATGAAGTGAGCTTTGGCGCCACCCAGCTGGAGGGCCAGACGGTGACCATCGATGTCACTTATGTTGATGGGCGCCTCGCCGAGCTCAGCCGCAACGAAGACTTGTCGCGCTACATCCTCTGA
- the mraZ gene encoding division/cell wall cluster transcriptional repressor MraZ codes for MFQGASSLSLDAKGRLSVPTRHRDALGADTGQLTITKHPHGCLMIFPRPEWERFRERIAALPMQAQWWRRIFLGNAMDVEMDGSGRVLVSPELRADAGITRESILLGMGSYLELWDAETYAVKEAEAKQAEMPDVLKDFSF; via the coding sequence GTGTTTCAGGGTGCTTCTTCTCTCAGTCTCGATGCCAAGGGCCGGCTTTCCGTGCCCACACGGCACCGTGACGCCTTGGGAGCAGACACCGGCCAGTTGACGATCACCAAACACCCCCACGGTTGCCTGATGATATTCCCTCGTCCGGAGTGGGAGCGCTTTCGAGAGCGCATTGCCGCTTTGCCCATGCAGGCCCAGTGGTGGCGCCGCATCTTCCTGGGCAATGCCATGGATGTGGAGATGGATGGCTCGGGGCGTGTGCTGGTTTCGCCTGAGCTGCGAGCCGACGCAGGTATCACGCGCGAATCCATTTTGCTGGGCATGGGTTCATACCTCGAGCTCTGGGATGCCGAGACCTACGCGGTCAAGGAAGCAGAGGCCAAGCAGGCCGAGATGCCCGATGTGCTCAAGGACTTTTCCTTCTGA
- the rsmH gene encoding 16S rRNA (cytosine(1402)-N(4))-methyltransferase RsmH, which produces MVQNERQHQTVLLNEAVDALGIRPDGHYVDTTFGRGGHSRLILERLSPQGRLTVFDKDPQAIAAAQAMAEGDPRLSFRHQGFCHLGELGVGAADGVLMDLGVSSPQIDDPERGFSFRHDGPLDMRMDTTRGQSVAQWLETVEVPTLAEVIRGYGEERFAKQVAAAIDRRRQERGPFRTTRELAEVVAGAVKTREPGKDPATRTFQALRIFINAELEELQQALDASLDVLGADGRLVVISFHSLEDRMVKQFMARHSRAVVDRRVPFVEPRAMPLEAVSRVMPSKAEVERNPRSRSSVMRVATRTEAPA; this is translated from the coding sequence ATGGTGCAAAACGAAAGACAACACCAGACCGTGCTGCTGAATGAGGCGGTCGATGCCTTGGGCATCCGGCCGGACGGTCACTATGTCGACACCACGTTTGGCCGCGGTGGTCATTCGCGCCTCATTCTCGAGCGCTTGTCACCCCAGGGGCGGCTCACGGTATTTGACAAAGATCCGCAGGCCATCGCTGCTGCACAGGCGATGGCTGAGGGTGATCCCCGCCTGTCCTTCAGGCACCAGGGTTTTTGCCATCTGGGCGAACTGGGTGTTGGTGCGGCAGATGGGGTGCTCATGGATTTGGGGGTGAGCTCGCCCCAGATCGACGACCCCGAAAGGGGTTTTTCTTTTCGCCACGACGGACCTCTGGACATGCGCATGGACACCACGCGCGGCCAGAGCGTGGCTCAGTGGCTGGAAACGGTCGAAGTGCCCACCCTCGCGGAGGTGATACGTGGATATGGCGAAGAACGGTTTGCTAAACAGGTTGCAGCGGCGATTGATCGTCGCCGACAGGAACGGGGCCCTTTTCGAACCACCCGTGAGTTGGCCGAAGTCGTGGCTGGCGCGGTCAAAACCCGCGAGCCGGGCAAGGACCCTGCAACGCGCACATTTCAGGCTCTTCGGATTTTCATCAACGCCGAGCTTGAGGAGCTGCAACAAGCGCTAGACGCCAGCCTGGACGTGTTGGGCGCTGATGGTCGGCTGGTGGTGATCAGTTTTCACTCGCTGGAAGACCGCATGGTCAAGCAGTTCATGGCGCGGCATTCCCGTGCTGTGGTGGACCGGCGCGTGCCTTTCGTTGAACCTCGAGCCATGCCGCTTGAGGCCGTGAGCCGGGTGATGCCGTCCAAGGCCGAGGTGGAGCGCAATCCGCGTTCGCGCAGCTCGGTCATGCGCGTGGCCACACGCACGGAGGCGCCCGCATGA
- the ftsL gene encoding cell division protein FtsL — MIRLNLALMLAVMVSAFYLVHTQYESRRLYTSLDRANALSRRLDSEHEQLRVLKREQAASARVQQLATSKLAMRPVSPGITQYVTVSGQTAPSVAPAQEVQR, encoded by the coding sequence ATGATCCGCCTCAACCTTGCGTTGATGCTCGCGGTGATGGTCAGCGCTTTCTATCTGGTTCACACCCAGTACGAATCGCGTCGCTTGTACACGTCGCTGGACCGTGCCAATGCACTGTCTCGCCGTCTGGATTCGGAGCACGAGCAGCTGCGGGTGCTCAAGCGAGAGCAGGCCGCTTCTGCGCGTGTGCAGCAGCTGGCCACCAGCAAGCTGGCCATGCGCCCAGTCAGCCCTGGCATCACGCAGTATGTGACGGTATCGGGTCAGACCGCGCCTTCGGTGGCACCGGCGCAGGAGGTGCAGCGATGA
- a CDS encoding penicillin-binding protein 2, producing MSKRRSSASSRSINYSASPLLASKTPVWRSKFIVAALAIAFAGLGARAAYVQVFGNDFFQRQGEVRFARTLELPANRGRVLDRNGLILASSVVAQSIWAIPEDVDKADPKLQELAKLLNMRLSDVKKHLANEDKTFVWVKRQVDAPIAKEIAALGIKGIYQRREYKREYPEGEAAAHVVGFTNVEDRGQEGVELAFNKALSGRNGSRRVIKDRLGRVVEDMRDVIPPVDGPDLQLSIDSKVQYFAYQKLREAVEKNKAKAGSVVVLDSVSGEVLALANYPSFNPNNRQNLTGEQLRNRVLTDSFEPGSTMKPFTISLALEKGLVTPTTQIETAPGRITIGRSTISDSHPHGVLTVNEIIQKSSNVGTVKIAMQMQPREMWEVFAQAGFGQKPQLPFPGAVTGRLRPYKSWRPIEQATMSYGYGLSASLFQLAQAYTIFARDGELIPISLMKNADRATGVRVFSAQNALAVRNMLAMAAGPGGTAPLAQTMGYSVGGKTGTAHKVEGKGYSTNKYRSWFVGLAPIDSPRIVVAVMIDEPSNGKYFGGLVAAPVFSETVQQTLRILGVQPDMNVKPQIVTEAVEESF from the coding sequence ATGAGCAAGCGCCGCAGTTCAGCGTCCAGTCGCAGCATCAACTACAGCGCCAGCCCATTGCTGGCGAGCAAGACGCCGGTCTGGCGCAGCAAATTCATTGTGGCCGCTCTGGCCATTGCCTTTGCCGGTCTGGGTGCCCGGGCCGCCTATGTCCAGGTGTTTGGCAATGATTTTTTCCAGCGCCAGGGAGAGGTGCGGTTTGCGCGCACGCTGGAGTTGCCGGCCAACCGTGGGCGTGTGCTCGATCGCAACGGCCTGATCCTGGCCTCCAGTGTGGTGGCGCAAAGCATCTGGGCCATTCCGGAAGATGTCGACAAAGCGGATCCCAAGCTGCAAGAACTGGCCAAGTTGCTGAACATGCGCTTGTCGGATGTGAAAAAGCACTTGGCCAACGAAGACAAGACTTTTGTCTGGGTCAAGCGGCAGGTTGATGCCCCGATTGCCAAGGAAATCGCTGCGCTGGGCATCAAGGGCATTTACCAGCGCCGTGAATACAAACGCGAATACCCTGAGGGTGAGGCAGCTGCGCATGTGGTCGGCTTTACCAACGTGGAAGACCGCGGACAGGAGGGCGTTGAGCTGGCGTTCAACAAGGCGCTCTCCGGTCGCAATGGTTCTCGCCGCGTGATCAAGGATCGACTGGGGCGTGTGGTCGAGGACATGCGCGACGTGATCCCGCCGGTGGATGGTCCAGACCTCCAGCTGTCCATCGACAGCAAGGTACAGTATTTTGCCTACCAGAAGCTGCGTGAAGCGGTGGAAAAAAACAAGGCGAAGGCCGGTAGTGTGGTCGTGCTTGACAGTGTTTCGGGCGAAGTGCTGGCGCTGGCCAACTACCCCAGCTTCAATCCCAACAACCGGCAAAATCTGACGGGTGAGCAGCTGCGCAACCGTGTTCTGACCGACAGCTTTGAACCCGGCTCGACCATGAAGCCCTTCACCATCTCCCTGGCGTTGGAAAAGGGCTTGGTCACGCCCACCACCCAGATCGAGACGGCGCCAGGACGTATCACGATCGGCCGCTCAACGATCAGTGACTCGCATCCCCATGGGGTGCTCACGGTCAACGAAATTATCCAGAAGTCGAGCAACGTGGGCACGGTCAAGATCGCCATGCAGATGCAGCCGCGTGAGATGTGGGAAGTGTTTGCCCAGGCCGGCTTTGGTCAGAAGCCGCAGCTGCCTTTCCCTGGCGCGGTCACCGGTCGGCTGCGCCCCTACAAGAGCTGGCGTCCGATCGAGCAGGCCACCATGAGTTATGGCTATGGGCTCTCGGCGTCGCTGTTTCAGCTGGCGCAGGCCTATACGATTTTTGCCCGCGACGGCGAATTGATCCCGATTTCATTGATGAAGAACGCAGACCGGGCAACGGGCGTTCGCGTGTTCAGCGCCCAGAATGCCCTGGCCGTGCGAAATATGTTGGCCATGGCCGCAGGCCCAGGCGGCACGGCCCCGCTGGCACAGACCATGGGCTACTCGGTGGGTGGCAAGACGGGTACAGCGCACAAGGTCGAAGGCAAGGGCTATTCAACCAACAAATACCGCAGCTGGTTCGTCGGACTGGCACCGATCGATTCACCGCGCATTGTGGTCGCCGTGATGATTGATGAGCCTTCGAATGGCAAGTACTTCGGGGGTCTGGTGGCCGCGCCCGTTTTCAGCGAAACGGTGCAGCAGACCTTGCGTATTCTGGGGGTTCAGCCGGACATGAACGTGAAGCCACAGATCGTGACTGAAGCGGTGGAGGAGTCGTTTTGA
- a CDS encoding UDP-N-acetylmuramoyl-L-alanyl-D-glutamate--2,6-diaminopimelate ligase, with amino-acid sequence MNTPVAVAQWLRERVTGALVCDSRLVATGDGFVAWPGAATDGRRFVRSALEAGATVAVVERAGVEAFDFDDARVIAVPDLKAQAGAIASAFHSDPSASLAVVAITGTNGKTSTAWWVAQLLSAAHTPCAVVGTLGIGRPPLAGESGHALVPTGLTTPDPVLLQSRLRSMRDSGLEACAIEASSIGLVEGRLNATRIRVAVFTNFTQDHLDFHGSMPAYWAAKASLFDRPELAAAVINLDDARSADLLTGLQGRPVDTWTVSVGGPARLSAQGLTHTKDGMRFTIEECDRQGAVCAQATLRLSLVGKYNVSNVLCGLATLRALGVALDDAVKACASLTPVPGRMERAGEVQTGQPMVLVDYAHTPDALEKALQALQPITAERGGSLWVVVGCGGDRDAGKRPLMAAVAEREAQRVVLTSDNPRSEDPARILAQMVQGVLDAGEAMVEVDRAVAIAVAIKAADARDVVLIAGKGHEDYQDIQGVKTPFSDLGHASAALKLRPQMAGAQA; translated from the coding sequence ATGAATACGCCTGTGGCGGTCGCGCAGTGGTTGCGCGAGCGCGTAACGGGGGCGCTGGTGTGCGACAGCCGCCTGGTGGCGACGGGCGATGGTTTTGTGGCCTGGCCCGGCGCTGCGACCGATGGTCGTCGCTTTGTGCGTTCGGCGCTGGAGGCCGGAGCCACAGTTGCCGTGGTGGAGCGCGCCGGCGTCGAGGCATTCGATTTCGACGATGCGCGGGTCATCGCGGTGCCCGATCTCAAGGCCCAGGCCGGCGCCATCGCCAGCGCCTTCCACAGCGATCCGAGCGCATCGCTGGCCGTGGTGGCTATCACGGGAACCAATGGCAAAACCTCCACGGCCTGGTGGGTCGCGCAGTTGCTGTCGGCCGCACACACGCCCTGCGCTGTGGTCGGAACCCTGGGCATCGGCCGTCCTCCCCTGGCGGGTGAGTCCGGCCATGCCCTCGTGCCCACCGGCCTCACCACACCCGACCCGGTGCTGCTCCAGTCGCGTCTGCGCAGCATGCGCGACAGCGGCCTGGAAGCCTGCGCCATTGAGGCTTCTTCCATTGGTTTGGTCGAAGGGCGCCTCAACGCGACACGCATCCGTGTCGCGGTGTTCACCAATTTCACCCAGGACCACCTGGACTTTCACGGCAGCATGCCTGCCTACTGGGCGGCCAAGGCCAGCCTGTTCGATCGCCCGGAGCTGGCGGCAGCGGTGATCAATCTGGACGATGCCAGGAGTGCAGATTTGTTGACCGGCCTGCAAGGCCGGCCCGTCGACACGTGGACGGTGAGCGTGGGCGGCCCCGCGCGCCTGTCGGCCCAAGGGCTGACCCACACCAAGGACGGCATGCGGTTCACCATTGAAGAGTGTGACCGCCAGGGCGCCGTGTGCGCGCAAGCCACTTTGCGTCTTTCGCTGGTGGGGAAGTACAACGTCAGCAATGTGTTGTGTGGTCTTGCCACCTTGCGCGCTTTGGGTGTTGCGCTGGATGACGCTGTGAAGGCCTGCGCGTCCCTGACGCCGGTGCCGGGTCGCATGGAGCGGGCGGGAGAGGTGCAGACTGGTCAGCCGATGGTGCTGGTGGACTATGCCCACACGCCCGATGCCCTGGAGAAAGCTTTGCAAGCCCTGCAACCCATCACCGCAGAGCGGGGGGGCTCATTGTGGGTCGTGGTTGGTTGCGGTGGTGATCGGGATGCGGGCAAGCGACCCCTGATGGCCGCGGTGGCCGAGCGGGAGGCCCAGCGTGTGGTGCTGACCAGCGACAACCCGCGCAGCGAAGATCCGGCTCGGATTCTGGCGCAGATGGTGCAGGGCGTTCTGGACGCCGGCGAGGCGATGGTTGAAGTGGATCGCGCTGTCGCGATCGCAGTGGCCATCAAGGCAGCCGACGCTCGGGATGTGGTGTTGATTGCGGGCAAGGGCCATGAGGACTACCAGGATATCCAGGGTGTGAAGACCCCGTTTTCGGATCTGGGCCACGCAAGCGCCGCCTTGAAGCTGCGACCGCAGATGGCGGGAGCACAGGCATGA
- the murF gene encoding UDP-N-acetylmuramoyl-tripeptide--D-alanyl-D-alanine ligase, with protein sequence MKILEQLLPQLPNAQLVGALAGPIERVHTDTRSLRAGDLFVALKGDSFDANTFLTQAQAAGAVGAIAHQGLADAGLGGVEVPDTLEALGQLAQRWRQQWSGPLIAVTGSNGKTTVTQMVAAILHAEVGDAALATQGNFNNHIGVPLTLLRLRDTHRLAVVELGMNHPGEIAYIAGLAQPTVALVNNAQREHQEFMATIEAVAIENGQVIRALSDGGVAVFPSDDAHTAVWRGLAGAREQLTFSDRDPAAEVQAGQADWIDGAWSVDIRTPKGAFNCRLHIAGRHNVRNALAATACALAAGVSLEKIAQGLTQFEPVGGRSRASEIMWASGPMTLVDDTYNANPDSVIAAIDVLAELPGPRRLVLGDMGEVGDEGLAFHLEVLRHAQARGIDNVDVAGAWMAQAVAALQTEGAEAPRLWGDVDALAAQICATAAEYRSVLVKGSRFMRMERVVNALQAASARLAQQQPKKDASHAA encoded by the coding sequence ATGAAAATTCTGGAGCAACTGCTGCCGCAACTGCCGAACGCCCAGTTGGTCGGGGCCTTGGCTGGTCCTATTGAGCGCGTGCACACCGACACTCGCAGTCTGCGAGCGGGCGATCTTTTTGTCGCGCTCAAGGGTGACAGCTTTGATGCCAACACGTTTTTGACCCAGGCGCAAGCGGCTGGCGCCGTCGGTGCCATCGCGCACCAGGGCCTGGCCGACGCTGGTCTGGGTGGCGTGGAGGTTCCCGACACCTTGGAGGCACTGGGCCAACTGGCCCAGCGCTGGCGGCAACAGTGGTCTGGGCCGTTGATCGCCGTCACGGGGAGCAACGGCAAGACCACGGTGACACAGATGGTCGCCGCCATTCTGCACGCCGAAGTGGGTGACGCGGCGTTGGCCACGCAGGGCAATTTCAACAACCACATTGGTGTTCCACTCACCCTGCTGCGCCTGCGCGACACCCATCGCCTTGCCGTGGTGGAGCTGGGCATGAACCACCCGGGTGAAATCGCCTACATCGCCGGACTGGCCCAGCCGACCGTGGCGCTGGTGAACAACGCGCAGCGTGAACACCAGGAATTCATGGCAACGATCGAAGCGGTGGCGATTGAAAACGGCCAGGTGATCCGGGCGCTGTCCGATGGCGGCGTTGCGGTCTTCCCCAGCGATGACGCGCACACGGCAGTCTGGCGTGGCCTCGCGGGTGCACGGGAGCAGCTGACCTTCAGCGATCGCGATCCCGCGGCCGAGGTGCAGGCTGGCCAGGCCGACTGGATCGACGGTGCATGGAGTGTGGACATCCGCACACCAAAAGGCGCGTTCAACTGCCGCTTGCACATCGCAGGACGGCACAACGTGCGCAATGCGCTGGCGGCCACGGCGTGTGCGCTGGCGGCTGGCGTGTCCCTTGAAAAAATTGCGCAAGGACTGACGCAGTTTGAGCCCGTGGGTGGCCGCTCGCGGGCCAGCGAGATCATGTGGGCATCCGGTCCCATGACCCTGGTGGACGACACCTACAACGCCAACCCCGATTCGGTGATTGCCGCCATCGATGTGCTGGCTGAGCTGCCCGGGCCGCGTCGGCTGGTGTTGGGGGATATGGGCGAAGTGGGTGACGAAGGCCTGGCGTTTCACCTGGAAGTGCTGCGCCATGCGCAGGCCCGGGGCATTGACAACGTGGATGTGGCTGGAGCCTGGATGGCGCAGGCCGTCGCGGCCTTGCAGACCGAGGGTGCAGAAGCGCCTCGTCTGTGGGGCGATGTGGACGCGCTGGCGGCCCAAATTTGCGCCACTGCGGCCGAATACCGCAGCGTGCTGGTCAAAGGATCCCGTTTCATGCGAATGGAGCGTGTGGTGAACGCCTTGCAGGCGGCGTCTGCGCGCCTGGCCCAACAACAACCCAAAAAGGATGCGTCGCATGCTGCTTAG
- the mraY gene encoding phospho-N-acetylmuramoyl-pentapeptide-transferase: protein MLLSLAQWLQTLGPEFGFLRVVQYLTFRAVMAALTALIVGLVAGPFFIRRLTALKIGQPIRDYAMQSHMSKSGTPTMGGVLILFAIALSTLLWFDLSNRFVWIVLLVTLGFGAIGWVDDWRKVVHKDPEGMRSREKYFWQSVIGLLAAFYLVFSVSETSNLRVLELFYNWVVSGFTIDLPPRAGLLVPFFKEVSYPLGVFGFVIMTYLVIVGSSNAVNLTDGLDGLAIMPVVMVGSALGVFAYVTGSSVFSRYLLLPHLPGAGELLVFCAAMAGAGLAFLWFNTHPAQVFMGDVGALALGGALGTIAVIVRQEIVLAIMGGIFVVEALSVMAQVGWFKYTKRRYGQGRRLLQMAPLHHHFEKKGWKETQVVVRFWIITMLLCLVGLSTLKLR from the coding sequence ATGCTGCTTAGTCTGGCCCAGTGGCTGCAAACCTTGGGACCCGAGTTCGGGTTCCTGCGGGTGGTGCAGTACCTGACCTTTCGCGCCGTGATGGCCGCCCTGACCGCCCTGATTGTGGGGTTGGTCGCTGGGCCGTTCTTCATCCGCCGCCTCACCGCGCTGAAGATTGGTCAGCCGATCCGCGACTACGCCATGCAGTCCCACATGAGCAAGAGCGGCACGCCGACCATGGGGGGCGTGCTGATCCTGTTTGCGATCGCGCTTTCCACGCTGCTGTGGTTTGACCTCTCCAACCGCTTTGTCTGGATTGTGCTGCTGGTCACCCTGGGCTTTGGTGCGATCGGATGGGTCGATGACTGGCGCAAGGTCGTGCACAAGGATCCTGAGGGCATGCGCTCGCGGGAGAAGTATTTCTGGCAGTCCGTGATCGGATTGCTTGCCGCTTTTTATCTGGTGTTCAGCGTGTCGGAAACCAGCAACCTGCGGGTGCTGGAGCTGTTCTACAACTGGGTGGTCTCGGGCTTCACCATCGACCTGCCGCCCCGTGCAGGCCTTCTGGTGCCCTTTTTCAAGGAAGTGAGCTACCCCCTGGGTGTGTTCGGTTTCGTGATCATGACCTACCTGGTCATCGTCGGATCGAGCAACGCCGTGAATCTCACCGATGGTCTCGATGGCCTGGCCATCATGCCGGTGGTGATGGTCGGGTCGGCATTGGGTGTTTTTGCCTATGTGACGGGCAGCTCGGTGTTCTCCCGCTACCTGCTGCTGCCGCACCTTCCGGGCGCTGGCGAGCTGCTGGTGTTCTGCGCGGCCATGGCCGGAGCCGGCCTGGCGTTCCTCTGGTTCAACACCCACCCGGCGCAGGTGTTCATGGGAGACGTGGGCGCGCTGGCTTTGGGCGGGGCGCTGGGCACCATCGCCGTGATCGTGCGCCAGGAAATCGTGCTGGCCATCATGGGCGGCATCTTTGTGGTCGAGGCGCTGTCGGTGATGGCCCAGGTGGGCTGGTTCAAGTACACCAAGCGCCGCTACGGCCAGGGTCGCCGCCTGCTGCAGATGGCGCCGCTGCACCACCATTTTGAGAAAAAGGGCTGGAAGGAGACCCAGGTGGTCGTGCGCTTCTGGATCATCACCATGTTGTTGTGCCTCGTGGGCCTGTCCACCTTGAAGCTGCGATGA